A stretch of the Nicotiana tabacum cultivar K326 chromosome 6, ASM71507v2, whole genome shotgun sequence genome encodes the following:
- the LOC107823726 gene encoding multiple organellar RNA editing factor 1, mitochondrial — MALYALRLRRALSLSSSIFTQTFHQPNPLSSIPPSLSQNNSSTKLLPFPYQSSRLFRSSTISQSSRFDRNRNPADEEIGPDTILFEGCDYEHWLITIDFPKDTQLTREEMIETYVQTAAKVFGSVEEAKKKIYALSTTTYNGFQVLCSEETSKKFEGLPGVVFVLPDSYIDPVNKEYGGDKYINGEIIERPPPPQFQRPSRPTNRPRRGPQFQQGNYGPPQSPPQQNFGPPQGAPAQQNYGAAQGPPPQQNYGAAQGPPPQQNYGQPRYPPPQQNYGSQQYPPPPQQIYSAPQSPPQQNYGRPQNPLPQQSYSAPQNVPSQWNHGPQQSFSPQQNYGPQGAGDPRHQTPLGNSPGGWDNSQGGRQDSRPQYQVNYNQGEQGNYSPQRDQRGYAPPEERGFRGDNQHYAPPEQRGFRGDNQR; from the exons ATGGCGCTGTACGCTCTCCGTCTCCGGCGAGCTCTCTCTCTTTCCTCTTCCATTTTCACTCAAACATTCCATCAACCAAATCCTCTTTCTTCAATTCCTCCGTCACTCTCCCAAAACAATTCGTCTACTAAGCTTCTTCCATTTCCGTACCAATCGTCGAGGCTATTTAGGTCATCTACAATTTCACAGTCCTCAAGGTTTGACCGGAACCGGAACCCCGCTGATGAAGAAATTGGTCCGGATACGATCCTCTTCGAAGGATGTGATTATGAACATTGGCTTATTACAATCGATTTTCCTAAAGATACTCAACTCACCAGGGAAGAGATGATTGAGACTTATGTGCAGACTGCTGCTAAAGTCTTTGGAAG TGTGGAAGAGGCTAAGAAAAAGATATATGCCTTGAGCACAACAACTTACAATGGTTTTCAGGTCTTGTGTTCAGAGGAAACGTCAAAGAAGTTTGAAG GCCTGCCAGGTGTTGTGTTTGTACTCCCTGATTCCTATATTGATCCAGTAAACAAGGAATATGGAG GTGACAAATATATCAATGGGGAAATAATCGAGAGACCTCCTCCTCCACAGTTTCAAAGACCATCACGGCCTACTAACAGGCCTCgaagaggcccacagtttcaACAAGGCAATTATGGCCCACCGCAGAGTCCACCTCAGCAGAACTTTGGGCCACCGCAAGGTGCACCAGCCCAGCAGAACTATGGTGCAGCACAAGGTCCTCCGCCCCAGCAGAACTATGGTGCAGCACAAGGTCCTCCTCCCCAACAGAACTATGGCCaaccaagatatcctccaccccAGCAGAACTATGGTTCGCAACAGTATCCTCCGCCACCTCAACAGATTTACAGCGCACCACAGAGTCCTCCACAGCAAAACTATGGGCGGCCACAAAATCCACTGCCTCAGCAGAGTTACAGTGCACCTCAGAATGTTCCTTCTCAATGGAATCATGGCCCTCAGCAAAGCTTTTCACCTCAACAGAATTATGGGCCTCAAGGAGCTGGGGATCCTAGGCATCAAACACCTCTAGGTAACAGCCCAGGTGGATGGGATAATTCCCAGGGTGGCAGACAAGATTCAAGACCTCAATATCAGGTTAATTACAATCAAGGAGAGCAAGGAAATTATTCTCCTCAAAGAGACCAGAGAGGTTATGCACCTCCAGAGGAAAGAGGCTTCAGAGGAGATAATCAACATTATGCCCCTCCAGAACAAAGAGGGTTCAGAGGAGATAATCAACGTTAA